The following is a genomic window from Candidatus Abyssobacteria bacterium SURF_5.
ATCCATACCATCGGCGCGGGCGGCGGCAGCATTGCCTGGGTCGACGCGGGCGGCGCTCTGCAGGTAGGTCCCAGAAGCGCGGGCGCGCTGCCGGGGCCGGCATGCTACGGGAGGGGCGGCGCGGAGCCGGCGGTAACCGACGCGAACCTTCTGCTGGGATACCTCGATCCGGATAATTTTCTCGGCGGCGAAATGAAACTGGATCGCAATGCGGCCGAACGCGCCATCGAGGAAAAGGTCGCGCGCCCGCTCGGACTCGACGTCCTCCATGCGGCCCACGGGATATTTCGCATCGTCAACAACAATATGACCAACGGCATTCGCGTCGTATCCGTCCGCAAGGGATATGATCCGCGCGACTTCACCCTCGTCGCGTTCGGAGGAAACGGGGCTCTTCACGCCGGTGTGCAGGCAAAAGAACTGGGCATCGGGAAAGTCATTGTCCCTCGCATTGCGACCGCATTCTCCGCGCGCGGTCTCCTCGCCTCGAACATCGTTGTGAACAAGATGCGAACCTATATCGGCCGCTCGGATGCCCACGAACTCCCCCAGATCAATGCGCTTATCCATTCGATGAAAGAGGGGGCGGAACAGGATTTGCCCGCTGCCGTGAGAAAGCGCGCCGGTTTGGTGGAGACCGTAAAGTGGAACTATCAGATTGACATGCATTATAAGGGAGAGACACACGAGATCACCGTCCCGCTTGGGGCGGAGGATGGGGCCGTCACCGACCAAACTCTGGGCGCGGCGGTGGAATCATTTCATGCCGCCCATGAGATGCTCCATACTTTTTCCAATCCGGGCGACCCGGTCTTCTTCATGAATCTGCGGGTGGAAATGATTATCGAGACCGAAAAACCGCCTGTTCAACGGCTTGCCTTTCAGGGAGAGGACCCTTCTGCGGCCCTGCGATCAACGCGAAATGTCTTTTTTAATGAGCAGGGCGGCTTCATCCAGACCCCGATATACGACGGCGCGCGTGTCCGATGCGGAAATGTCTTTGTCGGCCCTTGCATCATCGAGGAGCCCGCGACAACCATAGTCGTTTACCCGAAGCAGAGGGCGCGCCTGACAGAGTACGACAGTTATGAGATGGTGATAGCAGGATAACCGGGCTTTTATTCAGGAGAATACGCATGAATACTTTGGACCCGATAACGACCGAGGTGATCCGCTGCGGCCTCGAAACCATAGCCAACGAAATGGGCGACACCATGATTCGAACGGCAACCACTCCGACTTTCAGCGAGTCCCATGATTTCTCCACCGCCATCTTCGACGGCGCCGCCAGAATCATCGCGCTCGCCGACGCTTTGCCCATTCATATGGGCGCATCCAAATTCTCCGTAATGGCGGCTCTTGAAGCTTTTCAGGACGATCTCCATACCGGCGACCTCATTGTTGTCAACGATCCGTATCACGGCGGTTCTCATCTTCCTGATTGGACCATGATGACCCCGATATTCTTCGAAGGACGCCTCGTTTTCTTCCCGGTGACACGCGCCCATCAGGGCGATACCGGCGGCGCTGTTCCCGGCGGCTACAATCCCGGCGCGGTCGATATCTGGCAGGAGGGCCTGCGTCTGCCCCCGATAAAGATTTACGAACGCGGCCGCCCCAGAAACGATATCATCAAACTGCTCCAGATCAACAACCGCGAGCCGACGTTCCTCGGCGATTTGAAGGCGATGATCGGCTCGGTGAGAGTGGCCGAGCGGCGCCTCCTGGAAATGCTGAAAAAATACGGCGTGCAGGTGGTCACCGATTGCCTGGACGAGATCATCCGCTATACCGAACGCAGGTTCAGGGCTGAGATCGAGGAGTGGCCCGACGGTATCTACACCGGTGAGGCTTACCTCGAGCACGACTGCCAGGGAACACGCGACGTAACCGTTCGCGCCACAGTTACGGTTGCCGGCGACTCCCTGAAAATCGATTTCGCCGGCAGCGATCCCCAGACCCGCGGTTTCATCAACAGCTCCGTCCCCAACTCCTATTCATATATCTTCCTGACGCTGTCCAGCATGATCGACGACTCCATCCCGCGTAACGAGGGGTTGCTTCTTCCCGTTAAGATACTCCTTCCGGAAGGGACCGTAGTCAATCCGCGCCCGCCCGCTCCATGCACGGCCTGCACCCTGCACGCCGGCGGCGAGATAGGGGAGGCGGTCGCTGTCGCGCTGGCAACCGCGATACCGGAAAAAGCGTATCCTCAAAATATCAAGCTGGGAATGCCCCTCGTTACCTACGGTGCGAACCCCTATTCCGGCGAGTTTTACGTCGATCAGAATGTCACCATGGCGGCAGGCTGGTGCAACGCCGCCTGCGGAACCGACGGCTGGGGCGCAATGTCCCCCTTCTTCGGCGCAATGACGATGGCCACCGGTGAATTGCACGACATGTACTATCCTGTATTGACGGTGGCGCGGCAGTATCTGACCGACTCCGGCGGGGCCGGCACATGGCGGGGCGGCCTCGGAACCCTGCTGAGGATGAAGGCGCTGGCGCCCATGTTCATGCATACGTACGTCATCGGCACCAGGTATCCTATGCGCGGATTCAACGGCGGTCTGGATGGCTCGCCGAACAGCATCATCTTGCGCGAAGGGAGCCCTGCGGAGATCGAAATCGAGGCAACGGCTTTCGAAGAACCTCTCTCGGCCGGACACATGGTTACCGCGAAACTCGGCGGCGGCGGCGGGTGGGGCGACCCCCTCACACGCCCTCCACAGGCGGTCCTCGATGACGTCCTCGATGAATATGTATCGCTCGAAGCCGCCCGGCGCGATTATGGCGTCGCGATCGATGAGCGCCAGATGCGGATCGACCTCGAAGAAACCGGGCGACTTCGCCAACAATTGGCAAAAGAACGCGCCGAAAAACAGCACGAAAAAATGGTTGCCGTACGGTACCTCTCCCCTGAGTGGCAGCACATGTGCCAGGCGGCCGTTAACGAGGACCCGGATTTCATCAACCTGGCTGCCGGCATGACAATCGAGCTCAACAACATCATTGAAAACTGCCCGGACGGCAGCACTCGCTTCCTCTATTGGAAATTCGAAAAAGGGAAACTCGTCGAGACGCGGGTGGGGCTGGCGGAAGAATTCAG
Proteins encoded in this region:
- a CDS encoding hydantoinase/oxoprolinase family protein, with product MGYKIGIDVGGTFTDLVYTDLTASIGVVKTLTTPENQALGVMAGIKKIAVREGMTPAELLAQTELLIHGTTVATNTMLEFDGALTGLITTDGFRDDIEIRRGYKERIFNPRHEAPVPIARRRHRLTVAERVDREGKVLIALNEDEAVERVRKLKNAGVESIGVCLFFGFLNPAHEKKIAEIIRREHPAAFVSLSHEVLPQIREFERVSTTLVNAYTGPKLKHYLERLETELKRNGLESEFFVMLSNGGIMNAAYAGNFAVYSLLSGPAGGVVACAQLIGTLCNEPNLITVDMGGTSYDVSLIRGGKPAVTTEYWVSRYRVAAPMLDIHTIGAGGGSIAWVDAGGALQVGPRSAGALPGPACYGRGGAEPAVTDANLLLGYLDPDNFLGGEMKLDRNAAERAIEEKVARPLGLDVLHAAHGIFRIVNNNMTNGIRVVSVRKGYDPRDFTLVAFGGNGALHAGVQAKELGIGKVIVPRIATAFSARGLLASNIVVNKMRTYIGRSDAHELPQINALIHSMKEGAEQDLPAAVRKRAGLVETVKWNYQIDMHYKGETHEITVPLGAEDGAVTDQTLGAAVESFHAAHEMLHTFSNPGDPVFFMNLRVEMIIETEKPPVQRLAFQGEDPSAALRSTRNVFFNEQGGFIQTPIYDGARVRCGNVFVGPCIIEEPATTIVVYPKQRARLTEYDSYEMVIAG
- a CDS encoding hydantoinase B/oxoprolinase family protein, producing the protein MNTLDPITTEVIRCGLETIANEMGDTMIRTATTPTFSESHDFSTAIFDGAARIIALADALPIHMGASKFSVMAALEAFQDDLHTGDLIVVNDPYHGGSHLPDWTMMTPIFFEGRLVFFPVTRAHQGDTGGAVPGGYNPGAVDIWQEGLRLPPIKIYERGRPRNDIIKLLQINNREPTFLGDLKAMIGSVRVAERRLLEMLKKYGVQVVTDCLDEIIRYTERRFRAEIEEWPDGIYTGEAYLEHDCQGTRDVTVRATVTVAGDSLKIDFAGSDPQTRGFINSSVPNSYSYIFLTLSSMIDDSIPRNEGLLLPVKILLPEGTVVNPRPPAPCTACTLHAGGEIGEAVAVALATAIPEKAYPQNIKLGMPLVTYGANPYSGEFYVDQNVTMAAGWCNAACGTDGWGAMSPFFGAMTMATGELHDMYYPVLTVARQYLTDSGGAGTWRGGLGTLLRMKALAPMFMHTYVIGTRYPMRGFNGGLDGSPNSIILREGSPAEIEIEATAFEEPLSAGHMVTAKLGGGGGWGDPLTRPPQAVLDDVLDEYVSLEAARRDYGVAIDERQMRIDLEETGRLRQQLAKERAEKQHEKMVAVRYLSPEWQHMCQAAVNEDPDFINLAAGMTIELNNIIENCPDGSTRFLYWKFEKGKLVETRVGLAEEFRQTSLFTTIASYDTFMRINTAKISVEAAVVEGLVRFEGDLAEMMRFVEPLNRFTEVRRRIPTQY